A single Columba livia isolate bColLiv1 breed racing homer chromosome 22, bColLiv1.pat.W.v2, whole genome shotgun sequence DNA region contains:
- the RNPEP gene encoding aminopeptidase B, producing the protein MAAPVGDAASASSAGAWELRHLHLQLRVAFAAAGAGRLRGAARLELRCARDGAGPLRLDAHPTLRVRRAALLPPPGERGDPPGDPPGDPLPVQSRPFASYGSALHIALPQPPRAGQLLTLHIDYEAGEGPGVCWLSPEQTAGKQKPYMYTQGQAVLNRSFFPCFDTPSVKCTYSAVVKVPEGFTAVMSATSWEKEKDNTFIFKMSQPIPSYLIALAVGDIVSADVGPRSRVWAEPCLIEAAKKEYDGVIEEFLAVGEKLFGPYVWGRYDILFMPPSFPFGGMENPCLTFLTPCVLAGDRSLADVVIHEISHSWFGNLVTNATWGEFWLNEGFTMYAQRRISTEVYGLPYTCLEAATGRALLRQHMDNTGEDHPLNKLRVVIEPGVNPEDTYNETPYEKGFCFVSYLAHLVGDQSKFDGFLQAYVNHFKFQSITADDALGFFLEYFPELKEKGVDTIPGFEFDRWLNTPGWPPYLPDLSPGEQLMKPAEELAELWAADGLNVEAIEAVDIAAWRTYQLVYFLDQVLQKSPLPEGNVERLSKMYPKISKAQNAELRLRWCQIILKNNLEAEYSKVKDFLHSQGKQKYTLPLYRAMWAGPEAARALAMETFSATAPQLHVNVQNYVKKILGLEVAEN; encoded by the exons ATGGCGGCCCCGGTGGGCGACGCCGCCTCCGCCAGCAGCGCGGGCGCGTGGGAGCTGCGGCACCTGCACCTGCAGCTGCGCGTGGCGTtcgcggcggcgggcgcggggcggctGCGCGGGGCCGCGCGGCTCGAGCTGCGCTGCGCGCGGGACGGCGCGGGGCCGCTGCGGCTGGACGCGCACCCCACCCTGCGCGTGCGGCGGGCGGCGCTGCTGCCGCCCCCCGGGGAGCGCGGGGACCCCCCCGGGGACCCCCCCGGGGACCCCCTGCCCGTGCAGAGCCGCCCGTTCGCCAGCTACGGCAGCGCCCTGCACATCGCCCTGCCGCAGCCCCCCCGCGCCGGGCAGCTGCTCACCCTGCACATCGACTACGAGGCGGGCGAGGGGCCCGGG gtGTGCTGGCTCTCCCCCGAGCAGACGGCGGGGAAGCAGAAGCCCTACATGTACACGCAAGGCCAGGCCGTCCTCAACAGGTCCTTCTTCCCCTGCTTCGACACCCCCTCAGTCAAATGCACGTATTCAGCTGTGGTGAAG GTCCCTGAGGGTTTCACGGCTGTGATGAGTGCCACAAGctgggagaaagagaaggacaaCACCTTCATCTTCAAGATGTCCCAGCCCATCCCCTCCTACCTGATTGCTCTGGCTGTTGGGGACATCGTGTCTGCTGACGTTGGCCCCAG GAGCCGCGTCTGGGCTGAGCCCTGCCTGATCGAGGCTGCGAAGAAGGAGTACGATGGGGTGATCGAGGAGTTCCTGGCGGTTGGAGAGAAGCTCTTTGGACCTTATGTTTGGGGCAG GTACGACATCCTGTTCATGCCGCCCTCCTTCCCGTTCGGCGGCATGGAGAACCCCTGCCTCACCTTCCTGACGCCCTGCGTGCTGGCCGGGGACCGCTCCCTGGCAGACGTCGTCATCCACGAGATCTCCCACAGCTGGTTTGGCAACCTGGTCACCAACGCCACGTGGGGCGAGTTCTGGCTGAACGAGGGCTTCACCATGTACGCGCAGCGGCGCATTTCCACCGAGGTGTACG GTTTGCCGTACACCTGCCTGGAGGCGGCCACGGGCCGGGCGCTGCTGCGCCAGCACATGGACAACACGGGGGAGGACCATCCGCTCAACAAGCTGCGCGTGGTCATCGAGCCAG GTGTCAATCCAGAAGACACGTATAATGAAACGCCCTACGAGAAGGGGTTCTGCTTCGTCAGCTACTTGGCCCATCTGGTGGGTGACCAGAGCAAGTTCGATGGCTTCCTCCAG GCCTACGTGAACCACTTCAAGTTCCAGAGCATCACGGCTGATGACGCCCTTGGGTTCTTCCTGGAATACTTCCCAGAGCTGAAGGAGAAAGGCGTGGACACCATCCCAG GCTTTGAGTTCGACCGCTGGCTGAACACGCCGGGCTGGCCGCCCTACCTGCCCGACCTCTCACCGGGAGAGCAGCTGATGAAGCCGGCGGAGGAGCTGGCTGAGCTCTGGGCGGCCGATGGCTTGAACGTGGAGGCGATTGAAGCTGTGGACATTGCGGCCTGGAGGACGTACCAGCTGGTTTACTTCCTGGATCAGGTCCTGCAGAAATCGCCCCTGCCCGAAG GGAATGTGGAGAGGCTGAGCAAGATGTACCCAAAGATCTCCAAGGCCCAGAATGCTGAACTGCGGCTCCGCTGGTGCCAGATCATCCTCAAGAACAACCTCGAGGCCGAGTACAGCAAGGTCAAGGACTTCCTGCACAGCCAG GGGAAGCAGAAGTACACGCTGCCGCTGTACCGCGCCATGTGGGCCGGGCCGGAGGCCGCCCGGGCCCTGGCCATGGAGACCTTCTCCGCTACAGCCCCCCAGCTCCACGTCAACGTCCAGAACTACGTCAAGAAGATCCTGGGCTTGGAGGTGGCGGAGAACTAG